From Lolium perenne isolate Kyuss_39 chromosome 5, Kyuss_2.0, whole genome shotgun sequence, a single genomic window includes:
- the LOC127301327 gene encoding cysteine-rich receptor-like protein kinase 43 — MKPRDLLSRIRRPFSSSSSSAARRAAADARREEEDLEAIAAREQRAFRYDALLAATRGFSAKQKLGEGGFGPVYRGTLEDGREVAVKRLGAASRQGAREFRNEASLLSRVQHRNVVNLLGYCAHGADEKLLVYEYVPNESLDKILFSGTNAPPHRGGNKSHSGSSSDSGRQLRAELTWPRRHEVVVGVARGLLYLHEDAHTPIIHRDIKASNILLDDRWVAKIADFGMARLYPEAGDGRSHVQTRVAGTNGYMAPEYLMHGHLSAKADVFSFGVLVLEIVSGRKNSAFIPPPDSDADNLLDYAWKLYKKGRSMELLDPSLKAAAAEQDQVLLCIRIGLLCVQADPRLRPDMKRVVIILSKKQSTLEEPTRPGAPGSRYRRRAHGLRSSQYSDGSSSGTTPSTSVASTSQASASASNATTATSSTHTLRSQGLPSHREGKELPHSG; from the exons ATGAAGCCCCGGGACCTGCTCTCCCGCATCCGCcgccccttctcctcctcctcctcctccgccgcccgccgcgccgccgccgacgcgcggcgggaggaggaggacctgGAGGCCATCGCGGCGCGGGAGCAGCGCGCCTTCCGCTACGACGCGCTCCTCGCCGCCACCCGCGGGTTCAGCGCCAAACAGAAGCTCGGGGAGGGCGGGTTCGGCCCCGTCTACCGCGGCACGCTCGAGGACGGCCGCGAGGTCGCCGTCAAGCGGCTCGGCGCGGCCTCCAGGCAGGGCGCCCGCGAGTTCCGCAACGAGGCCAGCCTCCTCTCCCGCGTCCAGCACCGCAACGTCGTCAACCTGCTGGGATACTGCGCCCACGGCGCCGACGAGAAGCTCCTCGTCTACGAGTACGTGCCCAACGAGAGCCTCGATAAGATCCTCTTCTCCGGCACCAACGCTCCGCCGCACAGGGGCGGCAACAAATCGCACT CCGGCAGCAGCAGCGACAGCGGCAGGCAACTGCGCGCGGAGCTGACATGGCCGCGGCGGCACGAGGTGGTGGTGGGCGTGGCGCGCGGGCTGCTGTACCTGCACGAGGACGCGCACACGCCCATCATCCACCGCGACATCAAGGCCAGCAACATCCTCCTGGACGACCGGTGGGTGGCCAAGATCGCCGACTTCGGCATGGCGCGCCTCTACCCGGAGGCCGGCGACGGGCGCTCGCACGTGCAGACCCGGGTCGCCGGCACCAACGGCTACATGGCCCCCGAGTACCTCATGCACGGCCACCTCTCCGCCAAGGCCGACGTCTTCAGCTTCGGCGTCCTCGTCCTCGAGATCGTCTCCGGCCGCAAGAACTCGGCATTCATCCCGCCGCCCGACTCCGACGCCGACAACCTCCTCGACTACGCCTGGAAGCTCTACAAGAAGGGGCGGAGCATGGAGCTGCTGGACCCGTCCCtgaaggcggcggcggcagagCAGGACCAGGTGCTGCTGTGCATCCGCATCGGGCTGCTCTGCGTGCAGGCCGACCCGCGGCTGCGGCCGGACATGAAGCGCGTGGTCATCATCCTGTCCAAGAAGCAGAGCACGTTGGAGGAGCCGACGCGGCCTGGCGCGCCCGGGTCGCGGTACCGGAGGAGGGCACACGGCCTGCGCAGCTCGCAGTACTCGGACGGGTCGTCGTCCGGCACCACCCCCTCGACGTCCGTCGCGTCGACGTCGCaagcgtcggcttcggcttcgaaCGCGACAACGGCGACATCGAGCACACACACATTGCGGAGCCAGGGGCTCCCCTCGCACCGGGAAGGGAAAGAGTTGCCGCACAGCGGCTGA